The Apium graveolens cultivar Ventura chromosome 6, ASM990537v1, whole genome shotgun sequence genome contains a region encoding:
- the LOC141665051 gene encoding abrin-a-like encodes MKDVTKTIWSEGKCLTAYRLEMEQSVKIHNCTTKPEYSGNKWEIKDNVNIINKESKLALNAYTESRTKAYSSSQGWSLTNSTEPVVTPVFSYKGTCLQASGNISVQVSFCSDKGVQQWALPPKYVD; translated from the coding sequence ATGAAAGATGTGACAAAGACAATTTGGTCTGAAGGAAAGTGCTTGACTGCATACCGTCTTGAAATGGAACAGTCTGTGAAGATTCATAATTGCACCACCAAGCCCGAGTATTCTGGTAACAAGTGGGAAATTAAGGACAAtgtgaatattataaataaagaGTCCAAATTGGCTTTGAACGCATACACAGAGTCTCGAACAAAAGCATACTCATCGAGCCAAGGTTGGAGTTTAACTAATAGCACAGAACCAGTAGTGACCCCTGTTTTTAGCTACAAAGGTACGTGTTTGCAAGCATCTGGCAATATTAGTGTTCAAGTGAGTTTCTGTAGTGATAAAGGAGTCCAGCAATGGGCTCTTCCGCCCAAGTATGTCGACTAA
- the LOC141668948 gene encoding cationic amino acid transporter 1-like yields the protein MRARSKSEMTKSLNWFDIIWFGVGSVLGAGVFVLTGQAARDYAGPAVIVSYFISGLSALLSVLCYTEFSVELPVAGGSFAYLRVELGDFIAFLAAGNILFEYIVSGASVARSWTSYFATLCNHKPEDFRIHAPFLAQGFNELDPIAVILSIAICVGACLSIKGSSKFNSFVTIVQSFVMIFILIAGLTKADSSNFQPLAPFGVDGVIRASAMLFFAYVGFDGVSTLGEEIKNPGRDIPIGLIGSMIIVITAYCLLGATLCLMQPYSQIDVDAPFTIAFEAIGMNWAKFVVAFGALKGMTAVVLSNIIAQARYFTHIARAHMAPPFLAVINEKTRTPVNATVVMTIANCSVAFFTGLDILANLLSISTLFLFSLVSIALIIRRYYVSGETTSSDRNKLIGFLTLIIVSSIGLALVWVHSKNFVGYIVLVAIWFIATLGLKLTLKEAKKPKLWGVPWMPWLPSASVAINIFIMGSIDGPSFTRFSIWTAGLLLYYVFFGLHASYDAAIETREKSDAENVEAAAEC from the coding sequence ATGCGTGCTAGGAGCAAGAGTGAGATGACGAAATCTTTAAATTGGTTTGATATAATTTGGTTCGGTGTAGGGTCTGTTTTGGGAGCTGGAGTTTTTGTCCTCACTGGACAAGCTGCTAGGGATTATGCTGGACCTGCTGTCATTGTATCATACTTCATTTCTGGTTTGTCTGCTCTGCTTTCTGTCCTTTGTTATACTGAATTTTCTGTGGAACTTCCAGTTGCTGGAGGTTCATTTGCGTATTTAAGAGTAGAGCTTGGTGATTTCATTGCTTTTCTGGCTGCTGGAAATATTCTTTTCGAGTATATCGTATCTGGGGCAAGTGTGGCACGTTCTTGGACTTCATATTTTGCAACATTGTGTAACCATAAACCTGAAGATTTCCGCATACATGCTCCATTTCTAGCACAAGGATTCAATGAGTTAGATCCTATTGCAGTTATATTATCAATTGCCATCTGTGTTGGTGCGTGTCTGAGCATCAAGGGTTCTTCCAAGTTCAATTCATTTGTAACTATAGTCCAGAGTTTTGTGATGATATTCATCCTTATAGCAGGACTAACGAAAGCTGATTCATCGAATTTCCAACCCCTTGCACCTTTTGGTGTGGATGGTGTTATAAGAGCTTCGGCTATGCTTTTCTTCGCATATGTGGGGTTTGATGGTGTTTCTACACTGGGAGAGGAGATCAAGAATCCAGGTCGTGACATACCTATTGGCCTCATAGGTTCGATGATTATTGTTATAACAGCTTATTGCCTTTTGGGAGCAACATTATGCCTTATGCAGCCATACAGTCAGATTGACGTTGATGCACCATTCACAATTGCCTTTGAAGCAATTGGAATGAATTGGGCGAAATTTGTTGTGGCCTTTGGAGCACTAAAGGGAATGACAGCAGTGGTGCTTTCTAATATCATTGCTCAGGCAAGATATTTCACTCACATTGCACGAGCCCACATGGCTCCTCCCTTTTTAGCTGTGATTAATGAGAAAACCAGGACACCAGTGAATGCCACTGTTGTAATGACCATTGCAAACTGCAGTGTTGCATTCTTCACTGGCCTTGATATCTTGGCAAACCTTCTCTCAATCTCCACACTTTTTCTATTCTCACTAGTTTCCATCGCATTAATAATTAGAAGGTACTATGTTTCTGGAGAGACAACCAGTTCAGATCGAAACAAACTCATTGGATTCTTGACTTTGATCATAGTATCTTCTATAGGCTTAGCTCTTGTCTGGGTACATAGCAAGAACTTTGTGGGATACATAGTGCTGGTAGCTATTTGGTTCATTGCTACTCTTGGCCTAAAACTAACCTTAAAAGAAGCAAAGAAACCAAAATTATGGGGTGTTCCGTGGATGCCATGGTTGCCTTCTGCTAGTGTAGCAATCAACATATTCATTATGGGTTCAATCGATGGGCCTTCTTTTACTAGATTTTCAATCTGGACGGCAGGTTTGTTACTCTACTATGTATTTTTTGGATTACACGCGTCGTATGATGCAGCAATAGAAACCAGGGAAAAGTCTGATGCAGAAAATGTTGAAGCTGCAGCAGAATGCTAA